The Solanum lycopersicum chromosome 6, SLM_r2.1 genome has a window encoding:
- the LOC101258380 gene encoding GATA transcription factor 11-like: protein MVEQNYMDGISMGHIENEDFESILNGLDFSIQNLEADRLDEDWDATVYGELLGPIPSETLMSLPPLELTNVDNVFPEAQGNVIFQTGSPISVLENTRSCSGGRSAISFNFGSKGRRSKRARSSTLNPWLKMAPMPCTTSAAKKNSDSKIGKVNKRKLSSAMASPLFKRCTHCEVTKTPQWREGPLGPKTLCNACGVRYRSGRLLPEYRPAASPTFIPSLHSNSHKKVVEMRRKTVESSPEFDSQNFVPLGSYLLDEYF from the exons ATGGTTGAACAAAATTATATGGATGGAATTTCAATGGGACATATTGAGAATGAAGACTTTGAGAGCATACTGAATGGTTTGGATTTTTCTATCCAAAATTTGGAAGCAGACCGACTGGATGAAGATTGGGATGCGACGGTATACGGTGAATTATTGGGGCCAATTCCTTCGGAAACTCTTATGAGTTTACCTCCTTTGGAGTTGACCAATGTTGAT AACGTATTTCCGGAGGCCCAAGGGAATGTTATATTCCAGACAGGAAGTCCAATTTCTGTCCTGGAGAACACCCGCTCTTGTTCTGGTGGAAGGAGTGCAATATCCTTCAACTTTGGATCTAAAGGCCGTCGCTCCAAGCGTGCACGATCATCTACTTTGAATCCATGGCTTAAGATGGCTCCCATGCCTTGTACAACTTCTGCAGCCAAGAAGAATTCTGATTCCAAAATTGGTAAggtaaataagagaaaattatcAAGTGCCATGGCGTCGCCTTTATTTAAAAGGTGCACACATTGTGAAGTAACAAAGACACCACAATGGAGGGAAGGACCATTGGGTCCAAAGACCCTATGCAATGCCTGTGGAGTTCGTTATCGTTCTGGACGCTTACTCCCGGAGTATCGACCTGCTGCTAGTCCCACATTCATTCCATCTTTGCACTCAAACTCTCACAAGAAAGTCGtagaaatgagaagaaaaacagTTGAGTCTTCTCCTGAATTTGACAGCCAAAACTTTGTTCCTTTGGGTAGCTATTTGTtagatgaatatttttaa
- the ARF10B gene encoding auxin response factor, with amino-acid sequence MEVVEEKCVDSLFWHVCTGSMVQIPPVNSKVFYFPQGYAEHTFTNVDFTVLARIPAMILCRVDAVKFLADTETDEVYAKIRLIPVEDFEDDSVVEETEKPAFFAKTLTQSDANNGGGFSVPRYCAETIFPKLDFTADPPVQVVKAKDVHGVTWNFRHIYRGTPRRHLLTSGWSAFVNKKKLVAGDSVVFVKAENDELCVGIRRVKRGGIGGPETQSGWKSTACSYGGFVTEDENSSTNGNLISYGERFRDKGKVSPDEVVRASCLAANGQPFEIVYYPGASTPEYCVKASSVRAAMSVQWCSGMRFKMAFETEDFSQISWFMGSISSVQVVDPIRWPHSLWRLLQVTWDEPDLLQNVKSVNPWLVELVSNMPDINLSHNSPPRKRLCLPQEFPFDGQFPLPSFSGNPLTSSSYSRYPSDSITAGIQGARHVRFGVPLLDLHRSEKLQLGVLQPPVSQQADADSEIPIGTSKVQKESNENISCLLTMGTSSQMEKADNVKTPRFLLFGQPILTEQQMSSVLSTHAPPQVQTERNSDWAQLKTERITPDWKCLSESLSSTFLWNKGYHAAELGASTDHCKVFLDSEDVGRTLDLSVLGSYAELYKRLADMFEMERLDMVTRVLYLDATGASKQIGDEPFSDFIKTAKRLTILKKSGNSATRKWLTDLPILNVV; translated from the exons ATGGAGGTGGTGGAAGAGAAGTGTGTGGACTCTCTGTTTTGGCATGTCTGTACAGGAAGCATGGTACAAATTCCTCCGGTGAACTCTAAGGTGTTCTATTTCCCACAAGGTTATGCTGAGCATACATTTACAAATGTTGATTTCACTGTACTGGCGAGAATTCCGGCGATGATTCTATGCAGAGTTGATGCTGTGAAGTTTTTAGCTGACACTGAAACTGATGAAGTTTATGCGAAAATTAGGCTTATTCCGGTTGAAGACTTTGAAGATGACAGTGTGGTTGAAGAAACTGAGAAGCCTGCTTTTTTTGCTAAGACATTGACTCAATCAGATGCGAATAATGGGGGTGGTTTTTCAGTTCCGAGGTATTGTGCAGAGACAATTTTCCCCAAATTGGATTTCACAGCTGATCCGCCTGTCCAAGTAGTGAAGGCAAAGGATGTTCATGGTGTAACCTGGAATTTTAGGCACATTTATAGGGGAACGCCAAGGAGGCATTTATTGACTAGTGGTTGGAGTGCATTTGTCAATAAGAAGAAGCTGGTTGCAGGGGACTCTGTTGTGTTTGTCAAGGCTGAAAATGATGAGCTTTGTGTTGGAATTCGCAGGGTAAAGCGGGGTGGTATTGGTGGACCGGAAACACAATCAGGGTGGAAATCAACTGCTTGTAGTTATGGTGGATTTGTGACGGAAGACGAGAACAGTAGTACTAATGGAAATCTGATTTCTTATGGTGAGAGATTTAGAGATAAGGGAAAAGTGAGCCCTGATGAAGTTGTTAGAGCCTCATGTCTCGCTGCTAATGGCCAGCCTTTTGAAATTGTTTACTACCCTGGTGCAAGCACTCCAGAATATTGTGTTAAAGCCTCTTCTGTGCGTGCTGCAATGAGTGTTCAATGGTGCTCAGGGATGAGGTTCAAAATGGCCTTTGAAACCGAGGATTTTTCTCAGATCAGCTGGTTCATGGGAAGTATATCTTCAGTTCAGGTTGTTGATCCCATCCGTTGGCCTCATTCACTGTGGCGGCTTCTTCAG GTGACATGGGATGAACCAGATTTGTTGCAGAATGTAAAATCTGTAAACCCATGGCTTGTCGAATTGGTCTCTAATATGCCCGACATTAACTTGTCACACAACTCACCACCAAGGAAAAGGTTGTGTTTGCCACAAGAGTTTCCATTTGACGGTCAATTTCCATTACCTTCATTTTCAGGCAACCCCCTCACGTCTAGCAGTTATTCTCGTTATCCGTCTGACAGCATTACTGCAGGCATACAGGGAGCCAGGCATGTTCGATTTGGAGTACCTTTATTAGATCTCCACCGTAGCGAAAAGTTGCAGTTAGGTGTGCTACAACCACCCGTTTCCCAACAAGCTGATGCTGATTCTGAAATTCCTATTGGCACAAGTAAGGTCCAAAAAGAGAGCAATGAAAATATATCTTGCTTGCTTACCATGGGTACCTCTAGTCAGATGGAGAAAGCTGATAATGTGAAGACACCTCGGTTTTTACTCTTTGGCCAACCAATTCTCACCGAACAGCAAATGTCAAGTGTCCTCTCTACTCATGCTCCTCCACAAGTCCAAACAGAAAGAAACTCCGATTGGGCACAATTGAAAACTGAAAGAATTACTCCAGACTGGAAATGCCTTTCAGAAAGTCTATCAAGCACATTTCTTTGGAATAAAGGTTATCACGCAGCTGAACTTGGCGCGAGTACTGATCACTGCAAAGTATTCCTAGATTCAGAGGACGTAGGACGTACTCTTGATCTCTCAGTTCTAGGATCATACGCGGAGCTGTATAAAAGACTTGCAGACATGTTTGAGATGGAAAGATTAGATATGGTGACCCGTGTGCTCTATCTAGATGCAACAGGTGCATCTAAACAAATTGGAGATGAACCATTCAG TGACTTCATCAAGACTGCAAAAAGACTGACAATTTTGAAGAAATCTGGCAACAGTGCTACAAG GAAATGGCTCACTGATCTGCCGATCCTCAATGTTGTCTAG